A single region of the Halopiger xanaduensis SH-6 genome encodes:
- a CDS encoding coiled-coil protein has translation MVDESKNIELTEDDLENKSKGELIKMAGQLRDRRNELNQMASERASKRDDLNAKTREKVDEAQEHREQRDELNEQVQEHKEKRNELNAEANELFDRVEELKSDMELDEGKDLEELEEEIEQLEFKQQTEVLSSEEEQELIEKIESKREEYEERKQKLDQNEDLEELVEEAEEVRSEASKHHQKVTELADKAQEHHNQMIEAYREADEIRDEADEMHEKFVEAQEAADQHHEDFVRVQKRLRELDKKEEEERKSERDKKQEAAKEEAEEIYQKFKEGETLDTEDLMKLQKTGLL, from the coding sequence ATGGTAGACGAATCGAAAAACATCGAACTGACAGAGGACGACCTCGAAAACAAATCGAAAGGCGAGCTCATCAAGATGGCCGGTCAACTGCGAGATCGGCGCAACGAGCTCAACCAGATGGCCTCCGAACGCGCCTCCAAGCGCGATGACCTGAACGCGAAGACGCGCGAGAAGGTCGACGAGGCCCAGGAGCACCGCGAGCAGCGCGACGAGCTCAACGAGCAGGTCCAGGAACACAAGGAAAAGCGCAACGAGCTCAACGCCGAAGCCAACGAGCTCTTCGACCGCGTCGAGGAGCTCAAGTCGGACATGGAGCTCGACGAGGGCAAGGACCTCGAGGAACTCGAGGAGGAGATCGAGCAGCTCGAGTTCAAGCAGCAGACCGAGGTTCTCTCGAGCGAGGAAGAGCAGGAGCTCATCGAGAAGATCGAGTCCAAGCGCGAGGAGTACGAGGAGCGCAAGCAGAAGCTCGACCAGAACGAGGACCTCGAGGAACTCGTCGAGGAAGCCGAAGAGGTGCGCTCGGAAGCCTCCAAGCACCACCAGAAGGTCACGGAACTGGCGGACAAGGCCCAGGAACATCACAACCAGATGATCGAGGCCTACCGCGAGGCCGACGAGATCCGTGACGAAGCCGACGAGATGCACGAGAAGTTCGTCGAGGCCCAGGAGGCCGCCGACCAGCACCACGAGGACTTCGTCCGCGTCCAGAAGCGCCTGCGCGAACTGGACAAGAAGGAAGAAGAGGAGCGCAAGTCCGAGCGCGACAAGAAGCAGGAAGCGGCCAAGGAAGAGGCCGAGGAGATCTATCAGAAGTTCAAGGAAGGCGAAACCCTCGACACCGAGGACCTGATGAAGCTCCAGAAGACCGGCCTGCTCTAG